The Microbulbifer sp. YPW1 genome contains a region encoding:
- a CDS encoding abortive infection family protein, which produces MRKEIPAPIIAVLSENLPDIETHAGLDNLFLYADAPGEPPPGSKPVKTQAWLRRINKDSPDPLAILGKLLECYIETPRQEEKIGEFGTPIPNFDPKNEFKDKLDSILTQCNLTYISGGYISDGSSTPSKSLAQLIKGRDIPAIDAEFNRALANVTSEPREAVSAACNILESIFKTYIADEELPQPNKQDLQSVWKVVRSDLGFEPNLLQDNDLKKILTGILSVVDGIGAFRSHASSAHGQGRKLYNVKPRHARLAIHSAHTLSHFVLETWDEKRAK; this is translated from the coding sequence ATGAGAAAAGAAATACCAGCACCGATCATAGCTGTTTTATCAGAAAACTTACCAGACATAGAAACTCACGCAGGCTTAGATAATTTATTTCTGTATGCTGACGCTCCAGGCGAGCCCCCACCAGGCTCAAAACCAGTAAAAACTCAAGCTTGGCTACGCCGAATTAATAAGGACTCACCCGATCCACTGGCTATACTTGGCAAGCTTCTGGAGTGCTATATAGAAACTCCCAGGCAGGAAGAAAAAATAGGCGAGTTCGGAACTCCAATACCTAACTTTGATCCCAAGAATGAGTTTAAAGACAAACTTGACTCTATTTTAACCCAATGCAATTTAACTTATATCTCTGGAGGGTATATCTCCGATGGTAGCTCAACTCCAAGTAAGTCCCTGGCTCAACTAATAAAGGGAAGAGATATTCCTGCCATTGATGCCGAATTTAATCGCGCACTTGCAAACGTGACTTCTGAGCCAAGAGAGGCCGTTTCTGCTGCGTGCAATATTCTTGAATCAATTTTTAAGACTTACATTGCGGACGAAGAGTTACCTCAACCAAATAAGCAAGACTTACAAAGTGTCTGGAAGGTTGTAAGATCAGATTTAGGTTTTGAGCCGAATCTCTTGCAAGATAATGACCTTAAAAAAATTCTAACTGGAATTCTGTCAGTAGTTGACGGAATTGGAGCCTTCAGGTCACATGCCAGCTCTGCACATGGGCAAGGCCGAAAGCTCTACAATGTCAAACCTCGTCACGCACGGCTAGCTATTCATTCAGCACATACGCTATCACATTTCGTACTAGAAACATGGGATGAAAAACGTGCAAAGTAA
- the drt4 gene encoding antiviral reverse transcriptase Drt4: protein MLLPPTDSKRHLYEALTRHNYFPNQKEGARELPPCFSTTSFTPEIVELLVKIDEPNKQAPVNRIALGYDQVIYSLTRHNNVPRMLALPHPKAYALLVKNIYENWDDIEHIANNDHSVIKPDQHQDGRMLVMNYEGLCDRTERALLNGFGMRFVVHTDISSCFHSIYTHSIPWAVQGFEEAKEKLAKNSPKHWSDELDKFQRKAKRNETQGIAIGPGTSTIVVELVLSAVDRTLKNAGYKFHRYIDDYVCYCESHEKAQSFIQALGLALRKFKLDINLHKTHIAELPEPMSDQWVTELSAAQPLGFVGKDGIREITDNEIVTFLDTAVRLNKSTPDGSVVKYAVSYLLRLASEKTIKQLLDYSIHLAWHYPVLIPMLDQMLSSDAILPEDYKNQLNAIALENAKKNRSDGMAWSLYYLNKYGLNCTVEVYSEVYKTRDCMALMCLYANGASEQHIIDFAMTLLCKPAYERDQYWVLLYQIYKDGKIPDPYKDGVFELLKRYEVDFMAGENYQTKAQSYCDYINNPFIDVDETQPLTFDTWIKKHSQEVEIGVEQPKEQENA, encoded by the coding sequence GTGTTACTCCCTCCAACTGACAGCAAACGCCACTTATACGAAGCGCTAACTAGGCACAACTATTTCCCAAACCAGAAAGAGGGAGCAAGAGAGTTGCCGCCTTGCTTTTCTACCACTAGCTTCACTCCTGAAATTGTCGAACTTCTAGTTAAAATTGACGAGCCAAATAAGCAGGCGCCTGTAAATCGTATAGCCCTCGGCTACGATCAGGTTATCTACTCGTTGACGCGACACAATAACGTTCCAAGAATGCTTGCCTTACCCCACCCTAAAGCTTATGCATTGCTTGTAAAGAATATTTATGAGAATTGGGATGATATAGAACACATAGCCAATAATGACCACAGTGTAATTAAGCCAGATCAGCATCAGGATGGTCGCATGCTGGTTATGAACTATGAAGGCTTATGCGATAGAACAGAACGAGCCCTATTGAATGGGTTCGGAATGCGATTTGTTGTACATACAGATATATCAAGCTGTTTTCATAGTATATATACGCACTCAATTCCTTGGGCAGTTCAAGGTTTTGAGGAAGCAAAGGAGAAATTGGCTAAAAACAGCCCCAAGCATTGGTCTGACGAACTAGACAAGTTCCAAAGAAAAGCAAAAAGGAATGAAACGCAGGGGATAGCTATCGGGCCTGGCACTTCAACAATTGTTGTAGAGCTTGTACTCAGCGCGGTAGACCGGACCCTAAAAAATGCAGGCTATAAATTCCATAGATATATAGATGATTACGTCTGCTACTGTGAATCACACGAAAAGGCCCAATCTTTTATTCAGGCATTAGGTCTCGCTCTAAGAAAATTCAAGTTAGATATAAACTTGCACAAAACGCACATAGCAGAGTTGCCGGAACCGATGAGTGACCAATGGGTTACTGAGCTGTCTGCTGCTCAACCTCTAGGATTTGTTGGTAAAGATGGAATACGAGAAATAACTGATAACGAAATTGTTACCTTTCTAGATACAGCGGTTAGATTAAATAAATCAACTCCAGATGGAAGCGTCGTAAAGTACGCGGTTAGCTACTTATTAAGGCTGGCGAGTGAAAAAACAATTAAGCAACTGCTAGATTACAGCATTCATTTAGCTTGGCACTATCCTGTTCTGATTCCAATGCTTGATCAAATGCTTTCTTCCGATGCAATTCTTCCAGAAGACTACAAAAATCAGCTCAATGCGATAGCATTAGAGAACGCCAAAAAAAATAGATCGGATGGCATGGCGTGGTCATTGTACTACCTAAACAAATATGGATTGAATTGCACTGTAGAAGTTTATTCTGAAGTCTACAAAACACGTGATTGTATGGCGTTGATGTGTCTTTATGCCAATGGAGCCAGCGAACAACATATTATTGACTTTGCGATGACGCTTCTTTGCAAGCCTGCGTATGAGCGGGATCAGTACTGGGTATTGCTATATCAAATATATAAAGATGGGAAAATTCCAGATCCATATAAAGACGGTGTTTTCGAACTGTTAAAGAGATATGAAGTTGACTTTATGGCAGGCGAAAACTACCAGACCAAAGCCCAATCATACTGCGACTACATTAACAACCCATTTATCGACGTCGATGAAACCCAACCCCTTACCTTTGATACATGGATAAAAAAACATTCCCAGGAGGTAGAGATTGGTGTTGAGCAGCCCAAAGAACAAGAGAATGCATAG